The genome window TTTGGAACGTGTAAACACGTTTTCGATTGGCGGCATCGGTGATCCCTTCCGGCAATACACCGGTGGTCCACCAATTATCGCTGAATGGAAAAGTAAAAGCCAGCGTCGCTTGCGCGATATCGGGATTACGAAGCAATTCGCTCTTCAACGTCGCTGAGAACTGTTTGATTGTTCGCGTCAAAGGAATGGATACGACACTTTCTTTGTCAAACCCCTGTTTCATTTCCCGGACAAATTCTAGTTGGGAATGAACGATTAACGTTGCAAAAATGAGCCCGATCGAAATTGTAAATTGTGAAACGACCAGGATTTTACGAAATAAAGAGCCGGCGGATCCTTTCGAAAAAGTTCCTTTTATGAATTCAATCGGTGCAAAACGGGAAAGAAAAATAGCCGGATAACCGCCGGCAACCACTCCGATAATCAACGCAATGCCCAGAAAACTTAACATCGTTTCGATGTTTTCAAAGTAGTCGAAGGCGATATTTTTTGAAGATAAGGTATTGAAAATCGGTATGAACAATTCGACCAATCCTATTGCTATGACGAGCGAGATGGCCGCCATAAGAATCGACTCGCTCAAGAATTGCCCGATTAACTGTGGCCGGCCTGCGCCAACCACTTTTCGCACGCCGATTTCTTTCAATCGTCGTTGCGATCTGGCCGTCGCTAAATTCATAAAATTAATACAAGCAATAATAATGATGAGGAAAGCAAGCACCGAGAAAAGATAAACGTACATAATCGGGCCTAATTGACCTTCTTGGTTTTCGAAATCCGAATGCAAATGGATATCGGTCAATGGCTGGAGAATCAGTCTAGGCATGGGATCATTCTCCATAGGCGGCACATGCGTTTTTACAAATGCCGTAAATTTTTGTTCCAATTCGGATGCCGTAGTTGAAGGACCCAATAAAACGTAGGTATGAAATCCGAAATCCCACCATTCTTCCAAACGCCCTTTGCTCAAATTTGTAAACGGAATGATGAAGTCGGGGCGAAAATGTGATGTGTAAGGAATGTCGTTAAGAACCCCGGTTATTTTGAATTCGATTAGATTGCCTCTTAATTCGATGGCCAATGTTTTGCCGACGGGGGAAGTGTCTCCAAAATATTTCTGAGCACTGGATTTACTTAAAACTATAGAATGCAGATCGGCCAGCGCAGTTTCAGCATTTCCATCCGACAAACTAAAACTGAAAACCCGAAACAGTGAAGGATCGCTGTAAAAAAATCTTTTTTCATAAAAGCTGTTCTCACCTACCTTGATCAGCACTTTGTCGTACGATGAAGTAACGCGTACAACTTCCTCAATTTCCGGAAATTCTTCTTTCATGGCAGGGCCGATCGGCGGAGAGGTTTGAGAATATTGTTTTGGTTGACCTTGTTCAATAAATTCAGAATTGACACGATAGATTTTGTCCGCTTTTTCATTGAATTGATCATAAGAACACTCATCGTTCACAAACAGCAATATCAAAATGCAGCACGCTGTCCCAATGGCTAATCCGGTAATATTGATCGAAGAATAACCGGTGTGTTTCACCAGGCTTCTAATGGCTACTTTCAGATAATTAAAAACCATCATACACCCTCTCTCGTAATAAAATTATGGATAATTGAAATTATATAATCTTATTCGTATTTCAGTGCATTTACCGGATTCGATGTCGCGGCTTTGATTGCATGATAACTGATGGTCAAAAACGCGATGGCTAAAGTCATAACGCCCGCCATTGCAAACATCATCCAATTCAATTCTACACGGTATGCAAATGATTCCAGCCACCACTTCATGCTAAAATAAGCGACAGGCCACGCAATGAGATTTGAAATCAATACGAGTTTTACAAGTTCCGCCGACAACATCCTGACAATTCCAGACACGGTGGCTCCCAAAACTTTTCGTATGCCAATTTCTTTGGTGCGTTTTTCACTCGTGAAAGCGGCAAGTCCGTAAAGGCCGAGACAAGCAATAAAAATGGCCAGTCCTGCAAATACACCGAAAATTTGACTTAGTTTTTCTTCCGCTTCATATTGTTTGCGTAAACCGTCTTCCAAAAAACGATATTCAAAAGGACGGTTGGGGTCGAATGCCTTCCATGTTTTTTGAAGAAATTCGAGAGCGGATGCTGTAGAATTCGGGCGAATCCGTACAGCGATACTTTCAAAAAATCCTTCCGACCCTAAAATAAAAACAGCCGGATCGATTTTTTCACGAAGCGATCGGTAGTGAAAATCATGAACGACACCGATAATTTCCTGCGGCTTGGAATTTTCAGGACCTTCCGCCATTGAAATGAATTGTTTCCCAACTGCACCATCGGCGTTGCCCCAACCAAATTCTATAGCGGCAGATTCGTTGATAACAAGTTTGTTTTTATCAGTAGGAAAATCTTTTGAAAACGCCCGGCCAGAAGCCATGGAGGAGGATAACGTTTTAAAATAATCCTCATCAACATAGTATGCATAAAATCTTTTTTCGTGCCCGGGTTCGGCGCCATCGGGACGACCCACGCTCACCCACCATCCTGACTGACCCGGCAGCGAATTACAAAAAGCCGCATCAAGAACATCTTGCTGGACAGTGATGGCACTTTTAAAAGCCTGCAATTGAGTCAAAACAGTTGAATTGCGCAAATTTAAAACAATCACATGTTCGCGATCAAAGCCGAGATTTTTATTACGAATATAGTTTAGCTGGGAAAACACAACGACAGTACCGACGATCAGCGTGGCTGAAATTAAAAATTGAACCACGACCAACCCCTGGCGTAATTTCGCTCCGCCCGTTCCCATTACCTGCCGATCCTTCAAAACATCGATAGGGTTAAACCGGGATAAAACAAATGCAGGATAACTTCCTGCAAAAAAGCCTACTAATAACGTCAGTATGACCAATCCTGACATCCACGACCAATCTGACAATAAATGAACTTCCATCGCCCGACCGGCAAGAGAATTGAATAACGGCAAAATTAATTCGACTATACCAAGCGCAATGATCAAAGCCAACGTCGCCAGCAGTAACGACTCGCTTAAAAATTGTCGGATCAATTGAAAACGAAATGCCCCGGCGGATTTCCGTACTCCTACTTCTTTGGCGCGCCCAAGAGAACGTGCGGTGGAAAGATTCATGAAATTGATGCAGGCGATCAGAATTATGAAAATTGCAAGCGCAGAAAACAAATAGACATAGGCCAAGTTACCAAAGCTCCCGTCCGAATTGGAGAAATCAGAATGCAAATGAATATCGGTCAAAGCTTGCAATTGAATCGATGGTTTGCTCATACCGGGAAGACGGGGATTCGGCATTCTTTGACGCATAAATTCTGCCATTTTCTGATCGACGATTTCTTTGTAAGCATCTTCACGTAACAGCACATAGGTATAAAATCCGAATCCTTGCCAATTTTCACGACGTTGGACTTTTTCATTTTCAAAACTGATCATCAATGCCGGTTGAATGTGCGAAATGACAGGAATATCTTTCAAAATACCTGATACAGTGAAAGTTTTCATTTTGCCGTTGATTTCGATTTCCAATGATTGACCGATCGGATTGGATGAACCAAAGTATTTCTCAGCCAGGTCACGGTTAATTACAACGGACGATAAATCATTCAACGCTGTTTGAACATTGCCCGACAACAATGGAAATGAAAAAATCTCGAATATGGAGGGATCGGTGTAAAACAATTCATCTTCATAAAATGATTGTTCTCCTTTGTGAACCAAAACATGGCGGCGAGGTCCCATTCGCACAAAATTTTCAATTTCCGGAATATCGGTTTTTAAACCGGGACCGATTGGAGGCGACGTAACCTCGACTAAATTCGTTTCACCGCGATCGTTAAATTCGGCTAGTACCCGGTAAATGCGATCTGACTTTTCGTTAAAACGATCGAAAGACAATTCGTCTTTTACATACAGCATGATGGCCATACAACACGCCATGCCGACAGCAAGACCGGATAAATTGATAATGGTGTGTGTTTTGTGTCTGGTAAAATTGCGGAAAGCAATTTTTAAATAATTTTTGAACATGCTTTTCTCCTATTCATACCGTAATGCATTGACTGGGTTCGCCGAGGCTGCACGATAGGCTTGTAATCCGACTGTTCCCAGCGCAATAAACAGCACTAAAACGCCTGACAGCAAAAATACATCCGTACCCACCATAACTCGGTATGCAAAATTTGAAAGCCATTGCTGCATGGTATAATAAGCTGCAGGGAAAGCAACCAATCCTGAAAACAGAACAAGTATCAGAGTTTCCTTTGAAAGCTTATACACGATGGATAATTCGCTAGCTCCTAACACTTTCCGCACACCGATTTCTTTTCTCTTTTGTTCCGTTGTGAACGAGGCAAGACCAAAAAGTCCCAAACAGCCAATAAAAATTGCAATCAATGCGAATACTTCGAACAGGTTTTGTGTATTGCTCGCGTTCCGGTAATTGTTTTCAAAATACTGGTCAACAAAGCCGTAATCGAACGGCTGAGAAGGCAAAAGTCTTTCCCAAACCGATCGGACAGCTTCTACACCATCACTGATTCCACCGGAATTTAGCTTAACGAGTATAAACTTTACGCCGCTCTGGCTCGCATACATAATCATCGGTTCTATTTTAGCGTATAGTGAAAATCCATGGAAATCCTTTACGACGCCAATCACCGAAACTGTTTCATTCCCAAAATCAAATTGTTTTCCAATGGGGTCACCCCATCCCAACTCTTTGACAGCAGTTTCATTAACTACAACGCCGGAAGCGGTGTCTGAGGCAATCCCTCGTTGAAAAACCCTTCCTTTAACAATCGTTAGACCCATTGTTTCAGCAATTTCATAATCAACTGGAGTAAACCGCATCGTTAGGCTTTGCTGACCATCGGTGCCTGCCACACGAACAGTACCATTGGAACCACTGAGCAGTCCAATGCCTCCGGCGGCTGAAACATTCACTGCATATCCTTCTGAAATTAGCTTAGATTTTAACAACGGATATTTATCGCGAATTGCCTGATTGCGGATAGGAAGATACAGGACCTGATCTTTTTCAAAGCCAAGATCTTTATTATAGACATAATTCATCTGCTTCATAACCAAACCTGTACAAACAACGAGCATTAAGGCGATGGCAAATTGAAGGAACACCAACCCTTTTCGTAACAATACTCCGCGGAGACTGGTGGCGAAAGTGCCTTTCATCGTTTCGACGGCCTGATAAGCAGAAAGAACGAAAGCCGGATAGATGCCGGCAAGAAAGCCGATAACAATGGTTATGCCAAGCAACCCTGCGAGAAAGAAAAACTCGAAACGATAGTCAATTAGAATTTTTCCACCCATAACAGATTTGAAGGCCGGAAACAATGCTTCTACTATTATCTGAGAAAAAAACAACCCCAGAAAGGCCAGAATGACGGCTTCGATAATAAACTGAGTTATAAGCCTCCCACGGCTGGAACCAAGCACTTTACGGATGCCGACTTCTTTTGCTCGCCGCAGCGATCGTGCAGTGGCAAGGTTCACATAGTTAATGATTGCAATAACAAGAATAAACACTCCGATTGCCAGAAAGAGCGCTAACGTATTAATATTGCCTTGGTTATTATTCATTGGTTGATAGAGCAACTGTCCTGAATACAAATGGATGTCCAAGAACGGCTGCAAGTAGTAGTACAACTTATCGGTTGGATCCGGCTGAAGATGTTTCCTCCTTGTCGCCGTTACTTGCTTTTCCACTTCTTCTCGTGAAGCACCTTCTTGCAACAGCACGTACGACGCCAAGGCGTTTGCATTCCATGATGCAAAATAAGCCGGTTCTTGCGCGCCCACGGGAATTGGCATCAACATCGAAAAGACCAAGCTCGAATTACCCGGATAATTCTTCATCACAGCAGTTATTTCATATACATCAGTTCCACCCGGGTGCTCCAACGTGATAGTATGGCCTACGGCTGCTTCGGAACCAAAATATTTTTTTGCAGTTTCTTCATCGATGATAAGTGAATAGGGTTTTGCCAGCGCCGTGGTCTTATCCCCCGAAATAAATTCAATGTCGAGTACTTTTAATACCGCAGGATCGCACACGACAATGCCGCTTTCGATAAAACGCTTCTCGCCTGCCGAACAAAGCGTCGAATTGAAATTGTACAAACGAAACGCTTGTTCGATGGCCGGCACATCATCCAACACTGCTGGAACCAGTGGCGCGGGTGTTACAGCGTTGTGATAGGTCCCGAGATTAGGTGACTCGGCAACTCCAACGACTCGATATATTCTATCGGCTTTCGCATGAAATGTATCATAGCTGATATCATTCATCGCATAGATCGCCACAAACGTGGCGCAAGCAATACCAATTGCTAAACCTAGAATATTGATCGAGGCGTACATTGGATTACGACGCAAATTGCGCAGCGCTACTTTTACATAATTGTCAAACATCGGACCTCCATGAAGAAAGTACGGTTAAACTATTTTTATTACAGTTTTGACCATACTGCTGTTCTGTGTTACCATTCCGTCAATACATCAATGATTGCTTCGTTTTTCATTCCGGCATCTTTCATTTTACGCACTTTGGATGCCGTGATTCCGTGAATACCCATCTGAACAATTTCGTCAGTCGTAAAACCAAGTTCTTTCATTTCACTGACAAAGCCAGGACGGAGTCCGTGAATGCCGAATTGCACAATATCTTCAACGGAAAAACCTTTGTCACTCATTTCACGGATGAAGCTTGAGCGAAGGCCATGAATGCCAAATTGTATGGCTTCATCGACGGAATAACTCATGGCTTTCATATCTTTGATAAAATCCGGTCGTACACCGTGAATGCCGATTTGAACAATTTCATCGGTATCAAAGCCGAGCGCTTTGGCTTCCCGGATGTAAGCAGGTTTCAAACCATGGATCCCGTATTGAATTGTTTCATCGAGATTATCCGATAAGCCATCCATATCTTTGATGAACGACGGTTTAATACCGTGAATCCCAAGTTGAACTATGGCGTCTACATCGCAGCCTTCATTTTTGGCATTTTCAATAAAATCCTTTTTGATTCCATGAATGCCGAATTGAACGACTTCCGAAAGACGGTATCCTAAAGGAGCCAATGTTTCGACGTAATCCGTTTCTACATCGCAGACGGCCAAATCAAAAATCTCACTGTCTTTGACGTTCTTGTAACCCCATTTGCTCAGATTCATCGCAAACGCCTCATCAGGAACAAATACGTACTTACCGGAAGCTTTACCCTTGCGGCATTCCCCGGTAAAATAAACCGTGCCCTGTTTAAAAGGCATGGTAAAAGAAATTTCACCGTCGTCGTGTCTGGCTTTGGATTTGTCAAGGCCTTTAAAACGGCTGTAGGAAATCCCTTGAAACGTTGTCATAGACTCTCTTTGATCAGGCCGCCTCATGGTCAATGAAATTTCGCTGCCGCTGAAAACAGCTTCCCAAGTGCCTTGGAAACCGTTGTCAGCCGCATAGCCATGAGCAGCGGCCGTGATCAAAAGAGTAAGCAGGGAGAGAAATATTTTATAGCGCATCTAAAATTCCTTTCTAAAATCATGGACATTAAAAACGATCATTCATATTTAATAGAATGAATTGGGTTGACGACTGCAGCCTTGACGACACGATAGCTGATCGTCACCAGAGCCAGAAACAGCGACAATCCGAGCGTTGCGACAAAAACAGACCATGGAATGTCAACGCGATAACTGAAATTTTCCAGCCAGCGGTACATGACGTAATAGATCAGCGGCCACGCGATCATGTTGGCTATGATGACATAAAAAAGAAAATCTTTTGAAACCAGGAATAAAATGTCATGAATGCCGGCGCCCAGAACTTTGCGAATACCGATTTCTTTCGTACGTTGCTCCACGGTCAGCGAAACCAATCCGAATAATCCGAGGCAAGCGATCACTACCGCCATCAAGGTAAAAATCCTTACCAGAGCCTGCAGTTTCATTTCAGATTGGTATAACGCAGCAAACGAATCGTCGAGAAAATAATATTCAAACGGAACGTTGGGCCGGAGGCTTTCCCATGTTTTGCCAATAAACTGTAATGTTTCCTGGATTGAATTGGCCGTCAGACGAACCGATATATAACTGTAAAGATTGGAAACCGGATTTAAATGAATCGCCGCCGGTTCGACATCGTTGTGTAAGGAAGCAAAATTAAAATCTTTAACCACACCGACGATTTTCCCACTGCGCTGAAAACCCGGGAATTCGACGTTTTTACCGACTGGATCGGTATAGCCAAAAAGCGCTTTGGCTTTTTCATTAATTAAGAATGCTCCGAGTGAGTCTGATGGAAAAGCTGTTGAAAAGCTTCTTCCTTCGGCCATTCGCATACCGAAAGTTTCAACAAAGTTAAAGTCTGAAACGATAACCCGTAAAGCATATTCGGGTTTTTCGGCTGCTTCCGGACGAAGCAGTTCGATCATCACACGCTCGCTTGGAATAGTCAGCGATGCCGAAACATTAGAAACCGCCGGATTTTGCGACAAAATATTTTTGAAAGTATTGTAATCAGGTTGAGCGATCTGGCTTGCAGGAATGATCAATACTTGTTCTTTGTCTAATCCGATATCTTTATTCTGAATAAATTCGAGCTGTTTGTAAACAATACTGGAACCGATGATCAGTATGGTCGAAATAACAAATTGAAGCACTAAAAGTGTTTTCTTCAAACCGCGCACACCGATGGTTTGAGAATCCATAACGTTTTGTTTCAAAATATGGGCCGGCTGAAATTTCGAAAGAAACAACGCCGGAAATAATCCCGCAACGCATCCCACTAACAGACTAAATACGGCAAAATACACTAAAGCCATCGGTTCAAATAACGATTGAATACCCGATCGAATGGTAATCGTATCGGACAAAAATGGCGTCAGGATTTCGATCAAAATTAACGCCGATACTGCGGCACTAAGCGCCATCAGAATCGATTCAGTCAGAAATTGGCGGATAACCTGATCCCGCAATGCCCCAAATGTTTTCCGAAGACCGACTTCTTTGGCACGTCGCATAAATCCGGCTGTTGCCAGGTTAACAAAATTGAAAACAGCCGTCGCCAGAATAAAAAAAGCGACGCTGGTCAGAATTAATAAATTGGATGAGTCATTGCCCGGCTCGATTTCTTTTTCACACTTTGAATACAGATGGATATTTTCAATCGGCTGAAGTTTTACGGTCGATGGTTGAGTTGAGCCTCCGAAAAGTGTTAAATCCCGTTCATCAAGAGTTTTCGCGACCTTTTTCTCCAACGCAGCAACGTCGACACCCGGTTTGATCAGAAGATACGTGTACATAATACTGATCCCCCATTGCACTCGTACATTGTCTTCAGGAATTTGCAACGTACTCATGGAAACGAGGTAATCGAAAGTGAAATGCGACTTCGATGGAACATTATCCATAACGCCGGTAATCTTGTATTCGGTGGAATTGGCTCCTAATTTCAAGCTCCGGTCGATCGGATTTTCATCACCAAAGTATTTGGATGCCAATGCGCGGGTGAGTACGATAGAGTTAGGGGCATTAAGCGCCGTTTTCGGGTCGCCAGCAATGACTGAATATGAAAAAACCTCAAAAATGGAAGCGTCGGTGTAAAAACCTTTTTTTTCTATAAAATGCTGATCGCCATTGGTAAAAATATTTCTTGGGATCTTATAAAACCGCACAGCCTGCTCGACTTCAGGGAAATTATTGCGGATATACGGTCCGAGCGCCATACGGCCGGCAGCCCAATTATCTTCTTCGATCCTGTACAGCCGATCGGCATTAACATGGTAGCTATCAAACGTCATTTCATCATAAACGTACTTTGCGATAATTACGCATGAAGCAATGCCAATCGCCAAACCAAAAATATTGATCGCCGAAAAAATTTTATTTTTCAGCAACGTCCGAAAAAAAAGTTTAAAGCTGTTTTTGATCATACTTTGACTGTAATTAGCTTTACGATTTTATTCATATTTCAATGCGTCGACGGGATTGGCCGTAGCGGCACGAATCGCGCGATACCCTACAGTCAATGCAGCGATTGCAAGTGTAAACGTAATGGACATAACAAAAACCCCGGGACCAATCGCAATCCGGTAGGCAAAATCTTCGAGCCAGCCGTTCATTGTGAAATAAGCAATAGGCGCCGCAAAGACAAACGCGATCACAACCAATTGCACGAATTCTTTTCCGAACATCATCAGGATATCCGATACGCCCGCGCCAAGGACTTTCCGAACTCCGATTTCTTTTGTTCGTTGTGTAGCAATAAAAGAAATCAGTCCAAACAGACCCATTGAACCTATGAAAATGGCTATTCCTGAAAAAATACGGAAGAGATTGGATGCTTTTTCTTCCTGTTTGTAAAAGTCGTGAAGAGTCTCGTCAATAAAGTGACGTTCAAAAACATATTCGGGATAAACATTGCTCCATGCTTTTTCAATTTGAGCCATGACCTCGTGGCTCGAATTCATCGCGATTTTAAAACTGGCTTCGTAATAGCTGTTCCTGCGTGACGTGATCAGGCATGGCGACATATTTTCATGCAAAGAATTCATATTAAAATCTTTCACGACGCCGACAATTGGTATATCCATTCCTGCCCAGAAATTGATGACTTTACCAATAGCATCCTGCGGTGTAGCCATTCCAAGTTTTCGAACCGTTGCTTCATTGACGACGAATTCTTTTACGGTATCGCTGGCCGACAAATTGCGCCCCGCTAATAAAGTCAGGCTGTAAGTCGGAATGAAATGATCGTCAGCCGTTTTGATATCGGCGTTATGCTTTTGAATTTCTTTTCCGTCATTATAACGAAAATTGGATGTCCAGCGATTACCCGATGCCGCGCCGGAGTAGCCAAAACAAAAATCTTTAATACCGGGAGTATTGGTCAATTGAGCGCGAAGACTTTCTAATTTGATTTTTTCATTGGTCGGCAGCGGTACGGTTACGACCGCTTCTTTATTAAATCCAAGATCCATTTGTTGCAGGAACTGCATCTGCATCATTACAATAAATGTTCCGATAATGAGTGTCTGTGTAATGGCAAACTGCAAAACGACCAATCCCTTACGTAAATAGATCCCTCCGCTGTGATGAGAAGTAATTTTTCCTTTGAGAGCAATCGCCGGTTGAAAACGCGACAGCACAAAAGCCGGATAAAGTCCTGATAGAAGCGTCACAAAACCAATAACCGTAAGTAAAAAAACCGGTATTATCGAATCAGTAAAAGGATGAAAAGTAACTTTCAATTCCAGCGCTTCGGTCAGAAATGAAAAAAACACCTCCGTCAAAACTATAGACACGATAGCAGCCAAGGATGTAATGATAAACGTTTCTCCAAGCAATTGACCGATCAATTGAGTGCGTTGGGCTCCCAGTACTTTTCTCACGCCGACTTCGCGCGAACGCGTAACGGCTTGAGCCGTGGCAAGATTGATGAAATTAATACACGCCGTAACGATCAAAAATACGCCGATGATGGCAAGCGCCAGCAAAGAACTTACACTCGTTGTGCGATCGGAAAAATTGCCGTATCGTGTATCGTAATGGATCGTCGACAATGGTTGCAAATGATAAACCCGCACTTCGGC of bacterium contains these proteins:
- a CDS encoding ABC transporter permease translates to MMVFNYLKVAIRSLVKHTGYSSINITGLAIGTACCILILLFVNDECSYDQFNEKADKIYRVNSEFIEQGQPKQYSQTSPPIGPAMKEEFPEIEEVVRVTSSYDKVLIKVGENSFYEKRFFYSDPSLFRVFSFSLSDGNAETALADLHSIVLSKSSAQKYFGDTSPVGKTLAIELRGNLIEFKITGVLNDIPYTSHFRPDFIIPFTNLSKGRLEEWWDFGFHTYVLLGPSTTASELEQKFTAFVKTHVPPMENDPMPRLILQPLTDIHLHSDFENQEGQLGPIMYVYLFSVLAFLIIIIACINFMNLATARSQRRLKEIGVRKVVGAGRPQLIGQFLSESILMAAISLVIAIGLVELFIPIFNTLSSKNIAFDYFENIETMLSFLGIALIIGVVAGGYPAIFLSRFAPIEFIKGTFSKGSAGSLFRKILVVSQFTISIGLIFATLIVHSQLEFVREMKQGFDKESVVSIPLTRTIKQFSATLKSELLRNPDIAQATLAFTFPFSDNWWTTGVLPEGITDAANRKRVYTFQTDFDYFKTLGVTFAAGRDFSQDLPTDSSMFIINSTAVKDFGWGSPEEALGKQLAWLGHGQNNPKRGMIIGVVNDFHYKAAREKIAPAVFHIMPSDEYETIVVRLKQNNIKETLNFINKTWTALDPAHPFEYQFLEDEIHRQYESEEKLGTIFGIFSSLAIFIACLGLYGLVAFTTEQRTKEIGIRKVLGATIGSVLSLMTKEISFLVIAANAIAWPLAYWGMSQWLDNFAYRVDIGVVSFLLSAAIALAIALITVSHLTFKAAKANPVDALKYE
- a CDS encoding ABC transporter permease yields the protein MFKNYLKIAFRNFTRHKTHTIINLSGLAVGMACCMAIMLYVKDELSFDRFNEKSDRIYRVLAEFNDRGETNLVEVTSPPIGPGLKTDIPEIENFVRMGPRRHVLVHKGEQSFYEDELFYTDPSIFEIFSFPLLSGNVQTALNDLSSVVINRDLAEKYFGSSNPIGQSLEIEINGKMKTFTVSGILKDIPVISHIQPALMISFENEKVQRRENWQGFGFYTYVLLREDAYKEIVDQKMAEFMRQRMPNPRLPGMSKPSIQLQALTDIHLHSDFSNSDGSFGNLAYVYLFSALAIFIILIACINFMNLSTARSLGRAKEVGVRKSAGAFRFQLIRQFLSESLLLATLALIIALGIVELILPLFNSLAGRAMEVHLLSDWSWMSGLVILTLLVGFFAGSYPAFVLSRFNPIDVLKDRQVMGTGGAKLRQGLVVVQFLISATLIVGTVVVFSQLNYIRNKNLGFDREHVIVLNLRNSTVLTQLQAFKSAITVQQDVLDAAFCNSLPGQSGWWVSVGRPDGAEPGHEKRFYAYYVDEDYFKTLSSSMASGRAFSKDFPTDKNKLVINESAAIEFGWGNADGAVGKQFISMAEGPENSKPQEIIGVVHDFHYRSLREKIDPAVFILGSEGFFESIAVRIRPNSTASALEFLQKTWKAFDPNRPFEYRFLEDGLRKQYEAEEKLSQIFGVFAGLAIFIACLGLYGLAAFTSEKRTKEIGIRKVLGATVSGIVRMLSAELVKLVLISNLIAWPVAYFSMKWWLESFAYRVELNWMMFAMAGVMTLAIAFLTISYHAIKAATSNPVNALKYE
- a CDS encoding ABC transporter permease, translated to MFDNYVKVALRNLRRNPMYASINILGLAIGIACATFVAIYAMNDISYDTFHAKADRIYRVVGVAESPNLGTYHNAVTPAPLVPAVLDDVPAIEQAFRLYNFNSTLCSAGEKRFIESGIVVCDPAVLKVLDIEFISGDKTTALAKPYSLIIDEETAKKYFGSEAAVGHTITLEHPGGTDVYEITAVMKNYPGNSSLVFSMLMPIPVGAQEPAYFASWNANALASYVLLQEGASREEVEKQVTATRRKHLQPDPTDKLYYYLQPFLDIHLYSGQLLYQPMNNNQGNINTLALFLAIGVFILVIAIINYVNLATARSLRRAKEVGIRKVLGSSRGRLITQFIIEAVILAFLGLFFSQIIVEALFPAFKSVMGGKILIDYRFEFFFLAGLLGITIVIGFLAGIYPAFVLSAYQAVETMKGTFATSLRGVLLRKGLVFLQFAIALMLVVCTGLVMKQMNYVYNKDLGFEKDQVLYLPIRNQAIRDKYPLLKSKLISEGYAVNVSAAGGIGLLSGSNGTVRVAGTDGQQSLTMRFTPVDYEIAETMGLTIVKGRVFQRGIASDTASGVVVNETAVKELGWGDPIGKQFDFGNETVSVIGVVKDFHGFSLYAKIEPMIMYASQSGVKFILVKLNSGGISDGVEAVRSVWERLLPSQPFDYGFVDQYFENNYRNASNTQNLFEVFALIAIFIGCLGLFGLASFTTEQKRKEIGVRKVLGASELSIVYKLSKETLILVLFSGLVAFPAAYYTMQQWLSNFAYRVMVGTDVFLLSGVLVLFIALGTVGLQAYRAASANPVNALRYE
- a CDS encoding ABC transporter permease; this translates as MIKNSFKLFFRTLLKNKIFSAINIFGLAIGIASCVIIAKYVYDEMTFDSYHVNADRLYRIEEDNWAAGRMALGPYIRNNFPEVEQAVRFYKIPRNIFTNGDQHFIEKKGFYTDASIFEVFSYSVIAGDPKTALNAPNSIVLTRALASKYFGDENPIDRSLKLGANSTEYKITGVMDNVPSKSHFTFDYLVSMSTLQIPEDNVRVQWGISIMYTYLLIKPGVDVAALEKKVAKTLDERDLTLFGGSTQPSTVKLQPIENIHLYSKCEKEIEPGNDSSNLLILTSVAFFILATAVFNFVNLATAGFMRRAKEVGLRKTFGALRDQVIRQFLTESILMALSAAVSALILIEILTPFLSDTITIRSGIQSLFEPMALVYFAVFSLLVGCVAGLFPALFLSKFQPAHILKQNVMDSQTIGVRGLKKTLLVLQFVISTILIIGSSIVYKQLEFIQNKDIGLDKEQVLIIPASQIAQPDYNTFKNILSQNPAVSNVSASLTIPSERVMIELLRPEAAEKPEYALRVIVSDFNFVETFGMRMAEGRSFSTAFPSDSLGAFLINEKAKALFGYTDPVGKNVEFPGFQRSGKIVGVVKDFNFASLHNDVEPAAIHLNPVSNLYSYISVRLTANSIQETLQFIGKTWESLRPNVPFEYYFLDDSFAALYQSEMKLQALVRIFTLMAVVIACLGLFGLVSLTVEQRTKEIGIRKVLGAGIHDILFLVSKDFLFYVIIANMIAWPLIYYVMYRWLENFSYRVDIPWSVFVATLGLSLFLALVTISYRVVKAAVVNPIHSIKYE
- a CDS encoding ABC transporter permease, which codes for MIKNYFKTALRKLNRNKSYTLINVLGLSLGITCALMIFLIVRFELTFDDFHSKKDRLYRVNTDRSHPDGILYDFGTQSPLAPALRTDFPDIEKVTVCEFRRSGLITITEDNGAPKKFQENEGIVYIEPEFFDMFDFGWKIGSPGNSLSEPNSVVLAEEIATKYFPGEDPIGHVIRMDNERDLKVTGVIKDFPTNSDFPFKILISYATLRSIGKTGSGFDITSWNNTSSNVNTFVLLHENNSPSELEGRLPQFVNKYFKNDNPAEVRVYHLQPLSTIHYDTRYGNFSDRTTSVSSLLALAIIGVFLIVTACINFINLATAQAVTRSREVGVRKVLGAQRTQLIGQLLGETFIITSLAAIVSIVLTEVFFSFLTEALELKVTFHPFTDSIIPVFLLTVIGFVTLLSGLYPAFVLSRFQPAIALKGKITSHHSGGIYLRKGLVVLQFAITQTLIIGTFIVMMQMQFLQQMDLGFNKEAVVTVPLPTNEKIKLESLRAQLTNTPGIKDFCFGYSGAASGNRWTSNFRYNDGKEIQKHNADIKTADDHFIPTYSLTLLAGRNLSASDTVKEFVVNEATVRKLGMATPQDAIGKVINFWAGMDIPIVGVVKDFNMNSLHENMSPCLITSRRNSYYEASFKIAMNSSHEVMAQIEKAWSNVYPEYVFERHFIDETLHDFYKQEEKASNLFRIFSGIAIFIGSMGLFGLISFIATQRTKEIGVRKVLGAGVSDILMMFGKEFVQLVVIAFVFAAPIAYFTMNGWLEDFAYRIAIGPGVFVMSITFTLAIAALTVGYRAIRAATANPVDALKYE